The Chitinimonas arctica region TCCACCGACAGCTTACCGCGCGCATTCGACCGGCAATATTCTGTTGCCACCGTCTTGAATTCATCGACACCGCCGATGTGGGCCGCAGACGGCTTTACATGACACGTCATCTTTTCTCGTCCTCCAAATTGGTGGCCCCGATTATTTAGAATCCCCGCTTTTTTCGACCCAAACGATTCAGCGAAAGTTCATACCGTCGCCTATACCCCGCCAGGGCATCCGCGCGTAAGCCGCAATGGCGGCCTAATGCCGCCATTGCGCTAAAATCGCGCCATGTCGCGTCCAAAGACTCCCCTCGCCGAACTGCTGAAACCCTTGGCTCGCCGCATGCGGGCGGACAAGCAGGTGCGCGCGCAACCGACGTCCCCACCGAAAAAACCGCCGGCCGCCACCGAACAGGCGATCTTTATGCAGGCGGTGGCCGATGTCACGCCGCTCCGGCAATCCCTACCCTACCCGCATCCCCCCCAGGCCGTTTCACCTTGGCCTCTGCATCATCTTTACGAGGAAGAACGGGATAGCCAGGACGGCATGTCCGATTTCTGGCCATGGGACAGCATGGCCAGCGATGAGGAAGCACGCTTTCTGCGTCCCGGCCAGAAGCACGACACCTTGAAGAAGTTGCAGCGCGGCCATTGGCCGGTGCAAGCCAGCCTGGACCTGCACGGCTTCAATAGCGACCAGGCGCGCATGGCGGTCGGCGGGTTTGTGCTCGATTGCGTGGCGCGGCGACGGCGCTGCGTGCGCATCGTCCACGGCAAGGGTCTCAGCT contains the following coding sequences:
- a CDS encoding Smr/MutS family protein, whose protein sequence is MSRPKTPLAELLKPLARRMRADKQVRAQPTSPPKKPPAATEQAIFMQAVADVTPLRQSLPYPHPPQAVSPWPLHHLYEEERDSQDGMSDFWPWDSMASDEEARFLRPGQKHDTLKKLQRGHWPVQASLDLHGFNSDQARMAVGGFVLDCVARRRRCVRIVHGKGLSSRNNEPVLKNKLRNWLAQREEVLGFCQAGPADGGAGAVVLLLRGR